In the Populus trichocarpa isolate Nisqually-1 chromosome 1, P.trichocarpa_v4.1, whole genome shotgun sequence genome, ATGCTCACCATTCTTCTCGGGTACTGTTTTTTTCTGCATTTGCACTAGGGTCCtgttattctaaaaaatacGTACTGTGTTCAATAGTTTCATGTACTCAATTACATTTCCGTTGGTGGTCAATTTCCGTGTTAGGATATCGCAACATATTTCTCCATTGGATCCTTATTTAACTGGAAATAATTGTCTACTCATAGAATGGTCCTATGATCTTGCATGTCTGGAGTTAAAAACAAGTAATTATGAGTTTCAACGAGAAGATATTCAGCTGAAGTTGCCGGTTTCAAGATTCAACTTCATAAATATGATGTATTCAACCATAAATTAAGTCGCATAATCGGCCATTAGACCTACTTTCTACCTCTAAAAAAGGTAACTTATTGACCATAGTAGAAATCAATTTAACCTCCAAGAAGTTTGCAAAAAAGGTGTCACCAAGTTTGGTCCGAAGACATGAACATAGTATTTTAGCTATCTTGACTCGTTTGATGATTGTCTAGAGGCTGTCAAGTGGTTATTTCAATTACTCTAataatatcatctcaagtttgaattaattgaatttttctttatcCATCAGAATTTAGTGTTGCAAGTAAAGGTTGATTCAAGAATACTTTAATCatcaaaattgaaggaaaaaactaatttaattaaaaggtAGCTAGTGATAGAATCTTAAACCAACAATATATATGAAAAGGCAACGTAATATGTTCATTGTCACCGATTGTGATGCTTGTTGAACATCAtataggaaaacaaaaggccTCGTACCaacgaaatatatatatatttttttgtagtatcaaagttcaaaaaataaaacataaattgagATTACATTAATATCATTGAGCACTACCCAAAATGGGATTCATTTCACTACATTTTGTACTTGCTCCAAAAATTATCTCTTCTTTGTTTCGTTCGCAAACAACAGGAAATCAATTCACCCACGTTCATGATAGTTGCATTGACTTCATCTATGTtggaaataatattaatgactTAATTTTCCAATATTGAAGTTAATAATTTCAATCAGGGGCGGAGGAGCATAGAAGACTGAGGTGGGCTGTAGCCCAggtagaaaaataaatcttaaaaaaatgtaatatccCATTTTATAAGTATagcctttttatttatcttttttcaaatCCATATATGTAAATATTCCCTCTGCATTATTTCTTATTAGCCTCGTACCTTTTCATTGGGCTTCTTAGCCTTTGGCATCCTATTAATTTCTCTTCTTACTCGTTGAATAAATCTCTAGGATTTTATTTTCGGAGAAAAGaactcattttatatatatcccaatttatatgtatttgattgatagaaaaacacgaaaaaaattaatttttttaaaaataaaattaaaaaaattatgtttgggagtgtggttgcggttgctttttaaagtgttttttcgtgctgaaatatatcaaaatgatgtttttttattttttaaaaattatttttgaaatcaacgcatcaaaacgatctaaaacataccaaaaaatttaatttttagcaaaaaaaaatgaattttgggggATCACGGTTTGCACTGCGTTCCCAAACGCTCTTTACTCTTTAGCCCCATCTCATAGCAACAAATAAATACTCAATCAACTATGAGGAGTGTAGTCTAATTGGTCAGGCTCTAGGTTTGTTCTCTGAAGATCActagttcgaatctcacaaacCTCAAGACTACTAAAGgtttatatagtcgttaacttcaggacccgtgggattagtcgggGTACACGTGAGCTGACCCGgatatccacgttaataaaaataaataaataaatactcaatCGAACTTCATGATATTTCACGCACTTACCACATCTTTTGCCACCTGCTTAACTCCCATTGGTATGGAGTATGGTTTCTTAGCTCATCCTTCGATTTATAATGCGAAAATTTTCATGCATCATTAGTGAagtgatgaaaaacaaaatgactgAAACCATAGCGTCTATTCAATGatggatattaaaaaataatttatgtttatttgttcGTAgcccaggataaaaaaaattcctagctCCACCAGtgatttcaatatataattgtttttattaactttgttttatatatatattgcttcgtttaatttgtttttaagatttggGAGATGGAATTTAAACCATGAAGGGTTATATCATTATGTAACTCAAGATTCATTAAACATtccatgggaaaaaaaaaaaaaaaccttcaagtGCCTCATGTATATAAACTCGcaatctaatatatatagtttattttatttatttttttcattaagaaaGTTTATAAGATACCTTGAgaccattaaaataataatatcaactaATTGATTACTTAATGTCCACTTAATCTAATTTAGTTATAGATAGCATCGATTAATTGTTTTCATAATCATCTTAATACTCCTAATTAACTTCTATGCCTAAACTAAAGCATATATATAAACGGGAGACTTTCACAAACAATTGCCTTAACTATATGTTTAATATTAGGTGTGCAAAGTTATACTCGTCGAAGTGGTCCTGTCTGCACTTGTgggatttaaagaaaaaacccatATGCATTAAAGAGTTTGGAAGGGAAATTAACATTTAACTCAACTTCCAGGCAGGACCCAGCATGCATGCACCAAATATCTATACGAACATTTAGCCTTATAATAAAGTTTTATGCTCTTACAACCGACCATAAAAGGTCGCGAGCCCTAACTTTGAAAAGGAAATCCCATTAATTACCTAACTTAGAAATCATTTTAAAGGGAAATGGAAGTTGAGAATTTGCTTGAAGTAAATTACATTCAAACCAAACATATTATAATATCACAAAAGGGTCCTAGAGATCCCATTCATCGAAGCAAAATGTTGGTTTTGACTCCCTTTATAGCaccttaaaaaaatgtaaagggATCACAGCAATTAAGATCCTATTCTTCATTGGTAAACGTAGTAACTAAGTTGAACAACATCGAAGTAAAATCAAccaaatggctagctgacataGAAAAGAGGGTTCCCATTTAATCatggtcaaattaaattaatgaaggGGGATCGACAAACTCATTCTCAAAGTCTCCATGCTTCTTGTTTACATGAGATGATCATGATATATACTTCTTGGGTTAGATTAGATGAAGCTTGAGAACTTTGACATCATCTATATTTCCTTTCATAGTTTGTATCCATCAAGGTTTCGACACAATGGACTGAATATGGCTCAAAATTCAAAAGCATGTCGATATAGCCTTACAATATAATGCCAAGTTCCATGTATATCATCCTCTCAACATTGCACGTGCCCTAAATGTTGATAAATTTTCTTGAAGTGGCAGAATATGTTACAAGAGATGAGAACAGAATAACCCCACCCCAAATTTCCACAGGGCACGAATATTTATTGGGATATATAGATAATGTTGTaacataaactttttatttttctgtaaatgacaattcaatttttcaagaattaTCTTCTAAATGACTATCTTCTCATTAATGcactcaataaataataaaaaaaaaaactgaagtgaCCTTATGTTTATCAAGAAGGGGAATGCAAGGGCCGCCCGTCTCTGCAACTTCTCTCCGTATCCATCATGGCATGTATATCAAGTTGTGTTGATGCGTGCAGGGCCAATAATGCTGATTGATCAACAAGCAGATGACAAAGGGTCAATTTGGTTTCTACTATAAGTGAACCTAAAGTCACATTTGCTAGAAAACAATTGTCAAATTGAGCATTAAATCCGCCGACAAATGGAATAAATTTAGACCATTTTAGTGCCTACTGGGGAACCAATTCCAAATTATAGTGATCTAAGCACCTGATGCCATCTACTAGTGGTctaccaagtaaaaaaaatgttctatCGTATTAGACCAAGTCATTGTTTCTACTGAGTTCTATATGATTCCAGGAGTACTGAAattgaacatatttttttggtgcaTGAGGATGATCATAGACTCGTATTGTAGTTGTTTGCAGCTGGAGAATTAATAGTGGGATTAtagtattaaaaaatcatctcaatcaaaaaaatcatcttataaatttgtattttatgtttaatttttattaaatagaatgagaatgataaaattcaaactcatgactatttgatcaataaaactctaataccatatcaaaaaattatcttaattcaataatttaaactattagataaAACTTAATATATCTTACATATATTTGAGGTGATTTTATCTTCACAAAGACaaagaaaattgagaaaattgattttttaatgtttcctTCCTTAatgttcctttttcttttttcacgtTAATTATAAGATCTTAAAAGGGAATATTCATATCAACATGAAGGAGAATGAATTCTAAAATCttctttttagataattttgaaaaatacaccCTCACATTGgagaataaattattaaatctccTCAACAATGTAATTAGCGGATGATAAAGTTCTTGTCTATTTGAGGACTGTTTtgcataattatttataattttttagaatcaaAGTATACTTGATGTTTGTACGTGAGAAAACTATGTTATAAGTACCTTATAGTTATATTTCACGAGgatattacatgtttttttttagaaaaaaaaaatactaatttcattattcaaaatatataaagtataaatatatataccaCTATTTTTATACTAAATCCATCCAAATAAAGTATAACgtattgtttgaaaaaaataattggcaaTACAAGTGgtgtataataattaatattccaAACAATAACTggtatatttaattattttggacACAAAGAAATTAAATCCTCTGAagattttaaatctaaattatctATTTAGAAGTTGAATACATCTTACATGCacataaataacaaattaattaatcttgttGATGAAATATCAACTTTCTCTATCaaactaaaaacaacaataaaatctttattcaaaaagagaaaaatattgacGAGTAAACAgaacaaataatcaaatatacaaCCATATAAAGCAATTAAAGTtaacaaaagaatatggagTCAAGTTTTGTAACTTTAGGTCTTTGAACAACTTTGCCTATAAAGGATGCCATACAGTACTCTAAAGCTCGTtaacttttttgtgttttttcctttcacGGCTGACCcctatattattcaaaaatcaTGCTAATCCACCCTATTTGTTCCTTAAATTTCATCTATCCCCTCCCAATTTATCATTGCTgtccaaaattagaaaaatcttcTTATTATTGACacgaaaacaaattaaaagatgtCAACTAAATAggttataaaacaaattaatgatttttcttaGGGCTTTTTCATACCAAGAACACTGAACAAGtcatttattaaaattcttGCACACTTGGCATTTTTCTATAACTATAAGAGATATGtgttagcttcttctttttcgagTCTAAGATTGAGGGGAGCCTGTAATCATTACCATGGACGCCAAACCTTAGAAGTCAGGAATTGTGTGATAAAGTTAAAGGCAAATCAAGCAATGGCCCTCCAGCAAACCCCGTAATCTAAGAACATTTGTCTGGTAATCATATGATCATGCTTAACTTTCTATATTGAAATTAGTAAACTCACTGGAAAATAATTAGCCTTTTTACAAAATGCTCATCTACCAACAAGCAATCTGTGGTTAATTAAGAAAGTTCCTATATATAGGTATTAAGAAATACCAGAGAGAGCttaccaatatatatatttttttggattcaaactCATTGAATAGTACTTAGGGTACACGTATATAAAGCtcgtttatttttgttgtgtaatGTGGTGcaatttgtgtttaattactCCAATTATACTGAAAATTTTCTCTCaaaacactaattaaaaaaaagctataacctataaattttttaaaatctatctttttaaaccataactataaaaatatcataatctcAAACACACTAAAAATTCATTTGTTTACGTGTTTGTCCTCATTTCAAACTCGATCGAAGTAAAAAGTATTGAAaataatgcttttgattttaatatataatttatatcattctTCATCATACCCCCTCGAATAAAAACCATTTAaccttgaaacttgcacagattcatattattttgtatttaattttttatcaaataaataagagatggtgagattcaaacttatAACCGCTCGATaatcaaagctctgataccatgtcaaataataattcaactaaaaaatttaaaccgttaaataaaattttaaaatataatttatattatttaaaaaaaaaaacatgtatatacaAACGGATTGTAAATAGATCTCATCACTTATGAAAGAGTGAACATAGATTTCATGCTTGACAAGGCTTATCCTTGCCGTACAGACAATATGCGTGGATGAAACGTTGCCTGGGCGGGCTATCCGGTCTTCTTCGAGGCAAATTTATCTCACGGGTGAGCCAAGCCTACCTCCACTGACTTTTCAgacaaatcttacaaataatattaattgcaCCCATATCGTTGAGGTCGCTCTTATGAAGAAGATATTTCGATATTgatgtcttttttaaatttgtgcaaactcattatctctacGATCATGTGTTacctaagttaatttttatatgaatgaaATCCATTTTTCCAGTTCATTAGAAACAAGGACACACACACTtactttttttagtgtttttttttttgttataatttgttttttaaattatttttcgtttaaaaaatatcaaattaatatttttaaaaaaatttagatgattttaatgttctaataccaaaaataaaataaaaatctaagaaaatatatttatgtctaaaaaatatcattcatcacaaaataaaacacatgCATGTATGTAATTAACCAATATGGTCAATATTTTCGTACAATGAAATCAACATGATGAAGCCTAATTATACATCCTATATTTATCAAAGATGGTGTTTTAATTAAGAATCATGAAGTAGTAGAATAATTAGTGATTAAATATAAGATCTTCGCACGTGAACatgaaagaatatatatatgtaagctTGAGCTTCTAATTAATATTTGCATCACAAAGGAACTACAATGTTTCATCGATCATTTCACACCACTCTTCACGGAACAAACAGTAGCGTTATTGTCATCTTTCGGTAAACAAaatgatttcaatttaaaaattcatgaccCCACTGATCACCAATTAATCCTTCTCATTAATTACCACTGTAATTATAGAACTAAAGCCATCAACAACCACCAGCTAAAATCATCAAACTAATAAAAGGTGAGCATTGAGTATAATTTAGTTTCTAAATACTtcttttaatattcattaaaaaaactcaagtacTTTTGTTCAAAGTTATTAATTCTCCGTGTTTGAGATTGcggtttaaaataaaatcagttaaaatttaattttttttgaattatttgaatatgttgatgttaaaaataatttattttttaaaaaaattattttaatatatttttaaatgaaaagtactttaaaaaactaacgctaccacactctcaaacttAATCTAAAATGtgtcattttcatatttttttttaagttaaaataacatttgagcttttttttaaagacCAAATCAAGTTTTGATTGAGTCGATTTAATCATAAATCAATAAgattttatcaagttaatttttatcttttttaatttgaaatcagaACGatgttgaatttaataacaataatcttttcctttatttcagaaaaatattatattgctAGCTATATCAATTATTTGTTTCAACTACAAACACTCGTAAATAGACTAGATCTaatgaagttaatttttatttaatttaatttaaaatcaaaactatgtTAATgatcttttcctttattttaggAAAATATTATATCGGTACCATAAATTTCTATGCAAGAAATgcaagattttgttttctttttaaagaaggGAGAAAACAAGCATAATTTTGTCCAAAAGCAATCCCCGCCCTTCGCAGTGCCTCCAATATTAGGTGTAACTAGCCACcaaatttcctcttttttttttttttttcttggatagcAATCAAAGACCTATAAATTGTGTCTATCttcctctattttattttttaataaaatattatattgttggACTAAATTAATTCTCATTATTTCACATATTAATACTCAACTAAACAGATATATaacttcataattaaaaaatataaacaagtgtataaaaatattgtttctcaaaatattaacaaataaactaaaacagaTATCCTATAATTTTTCCACTCATAatccttaaaatttttataataatctatatatatatatatttatagcttGTAACAGCTAATCTTCATCTTCACTACGActagtgtttttcaatttctaacccatttattttatgtacataaaaaagaaaatgaactgtGCTAAATCTTTCACGTGCCACCTGCCACACGTGTGGGTCAGAATTCTGACAATTTCATGTAATAATCCGAAGACGGTGACGGAGGCATTGACGGAGGTGGCGCCCTTAAATCTTTAAAATACTCCCTTATATCCACCCCAGCTGCCGTTGCCCTCTCCGTTAACTCCCCGTCGTCTCTCGACGGAATAAACGGCGGTCTTAGGACTTCCGTTAATAGGTCCCACCTTACACCCTTAAAAAACACATGCTCCTTAATCTCACAAGCTCCACGTTGATACCCCAACCTTTGTGTGGGGTCCTTCTCTAACAGCCGTTCAATCAAGTCTGTTAACTCGTTTCGTTTCCCGATAAACTCCGGCTTCTTGGCCAATACGTTTCGAAACGTTTCCTTCCGGTTCTTCCCTACAAAAGGCGTCGTCCCGTATAACATCTCGAAGCTCAAAATTCCAAGAGCCCACCAATCAACAGCGAACTCGTGCCCATCTCCTCTTACAACCTCCGGCGAGACATATTCCTCTGTGCCCACGAACGAGTTGGACCGTTCTCCATTGTTGAAGCTTAGTTTTCTCCGACTCACCGGGCTAACTCGTGCAGATTTTGCCTTCTTTAGCCCGTTCTTTTTGTGTTGAACATCATTAACAAACCACCACCTCGTCAAGTTCCTTATATGATGTTGTTGCTGCTTCTTTTGAGGTTCCTGTTCAATTTCGCTGACGGTGATTAAATTATTGCAGCTCGCGGCGGCGTTAGGGACAAGATTTCTTACCGTTTTTCTCGTTAACGTACGAGAAAGATCAAAGTCTGTAAGAGTAACGTGACCGGAATGTTGTATCAAAATGTTCTCAGGCTTTAGGTCTCTGTAAACAATGCCCATTTGGTGGAGGTGATCAAGAGCACAAACGATTTCAGCTAAGTAAAAACGGATTACAGCAGGGGAGAAAACATGGTCGTTTTGGCGGTGGCGGAGGACGTTGAGGTCACCACCGGGACAAAAGGGGACAGACCAAGCGAGGAATTCTTGGGTTTCTATGGAGGAAATGAGGTTGGGGAGAAATGGGTGGGTTGTTTTTGGGGTGGATAATTGGTTCAAGACTTGGATCTCCCACCGTGCACGGCGTTCGGCGTCGAATTTGGTATGGAGGGTGGATTTCTCGACTACTTTGAGGGCAAATCGGTTCTTGGCTGTGGAGTCAGTTTCTTGGTTGTGTACAAGGAAGACTGTCCCCATGGCTCCTTTGCCGAGGACTTTGATGGCTCTAATGCTGTCAAAGTCTAAATCTTTCTGGTGTTGCTGGTcttgtggtggtggaggaggtggtggtctTGGGAAGGGTGGTGGGAGCTccatttttagagagagaaaaagagagggagagaggattTTGAGGGTGGAAAGGAGAGCTGGATTTTGGGTTttatagttagtttttttttgtttttatatattttggttttggcttttttttttttttgtcttcgaAGTGATGGTGATTCATGAGGGTAAATTTACTGTTTTGTACACCCCGGCATTGGATTAACTCATGGTTCCAAGTCCTAATTTGAAAGGTACGCGTTATTAGCCggtttaacttccattaatttttttttattattaaaaacaatgttttgttatttttttaatttttttaatatattggtcAGCTTGGTTCGATATCAagcaaatcattaaaaatttaatccaaTCAACTAGATgttattagattaatattttatacaattcaattaaaaacttaatctcaattaaattttagattatgAGTTCCGCGATCAGTGTATCAACAATGGATTAACTACAGGCTAATTTAGGAAAGCAAAACAAGTATGGATTTATTGGGTTTTGCAGCTTCTGTGCTATCTTTATAGCTGGCATTCTCTTTGCCATGTAAGGGTTTTGGACCAATAGAATTGGAGCTTACTTGGATGGGAATTGTTGCCTTAGTGGTAGAATTTCTTAAttcaatgaatttgaagaaattaagatTAATTGACCCTCAAACCAACATATATtccttttatattcaatttagaAACTTGCAAGTTTGTGCATAAATCTCACAGCTTATAATAGCTTGTAcactttgtgttttattttttattttattttttttggataaagaaGGATTGTTTAAGGAACAAGTTTGTGCATATATAATCACAATTGGACAAGTTATTGTAGAAGCACAATATTGAGCAATTTATAGGATAAGTATTATAatgtttcatttttaatttaccctcatgaaaatgaaaaaaaatagaatttcaactaataaaattatgatcgACTTGCTatgtaaatattgtttttattttacatatatattaaagagaGATTTGTGGGATATATCCCACGAGGAACAATTATCAAAATCTTATTGCAATATTACAACCTCTCAAATAGCTAGGCtaactagctagctaggaaGTAAACCGACCAAGTTAGGTTGTGACATTGTCCTAAAAGTGTCCTTGTTGCTTGTACTATCGTGAGAAAAATGTATCATTTAAACAATGGATTATTGGCAATGCTTCATGGGAGGCATGTGTTCTTAAGTGTAATGAGTTGTTGATTAAAGTTTGAGTCTTTATTTTcctaattaaaagcaaaaatatatatagcaagggAAACGAGAGGCACTCGTGCAAGGAGTGAAGAGAGGATGCAATGCTAATTAATTGCATATAGAGCCAAACGAGAGAGAGACAAGAAAAGGTTTTCTTTTCAAGGTTTTTCACATGGTGGCTTCCATAATCTAAGGGAAGAATGTGATCGTGCAACTTAGGTATGAAGTTAATTAGGGTTGTTGATGGAATGTTGTCAGCTTGTCATTCCTTTATTCAAGCTAGATATaacttctttatttaattaagatttttaaattttttttaaaatatgattggtGTATAAGTTAATGCAAGCATGTGAGCTGcagtatattaaattatttattgactTTTGTACAAGCTAACAACAGATTATTCTCTTAATAGATTGCAGAAAATCAGGATAATGTTGCACTATATTAAATCAAGATTAGGGTTTGTCTCGAGGATTGTTTAGGATCCcatcatcaattaattaattatgtattataGGAAATTAATAATTGATAGGTCAAATATTGGAGGCATGTTCAATATTGCAGCTTCcaaacatgttaaaataattcatttgaaGTTGCAATCAgcttagaattaattaaatcttcgttgaattgagttaattttattttattatttatttatttgtatttgggAGTGGAAGGATTTTAAATTTGGACATTCCAACTTCTAAAATGATTTGGGATCAGTAAAGTTGGACTGGGATTAAGTTTATAACAATAAATCATAAGAATTAAGAAGGTAATTGATTCTAATTAACTTGCTTATTGATCTTCAACATGGTAACTTTTTtaccccaattttttttttaacagatgGTGATGGACCTAACCCTAACCAAAAATGGTGATGATGGCTAGAAAAGTGATCATGCATATATATAGGGCATATAGAGTACTAATTAACAAGTAATTATggtttaaagaaattaaatatagtGGAGCcccatatattaaaaaaaaaattaagaactacAAGGCTAGCTAGACTTTGCTATCATCACCTTTGTggtaaaaattttattctttgaacttgagcataaaagaaaacaatctgaATCTAATACCTGGATGTTGGCGGACATAATTATAACCACTTTtagcaaataaaattaaaataaatgctgATCTGCAAATCTACTACTTAATTGAtcataaataatgaaatataaaGTGGGAAAAGCCTGTTACTTATAAGTGAGTATTTAAAGTGGGGATTCGTTTCAAATTAAATCCCATTTAGCTACATCATTGAAGCcaaattatcttaatttgatGGTCTGGGTTCATGTTAGGTATTGCTGGTAGATCAAACCCTTAATGAcattaccaataaaaaattgttaattatattttatagagaatatatatattgatgaacCAAAATTTTTATCAGTATATATTTTTGCCAAAAAACATCGGATTAAGAAAGATTTACGGATATAAATTTTCTGGAATACAAGTACGTCTCAGTGAAGGCGCGCGCCAAACCTAGCCACGATTGG is a window encoding:
- the LOC7487037 gene encoding serine/threonine-protein kinase UCNL, which gives rise to MELPPPFPRPPPPPPPQDQQHQKDLDFDSIRAIKVLGKGAMGTVFLVHNQETDSTAKNRFALKVVEKSTLHTKFDAERRARWEIQVLNQLSTPKTTHPFLPNLISSIETQEFLAWSVPFCPGGDLNVLRHRQNDHVFSPAVIRFYLAEIVCALDHLHQMGIVYRDLKPENILIQHSGHVTLTDFDLSRTLTRKTVRNLVPNAAASCNNLITVSEIEQEPQKKQQQHHIRNLTRWWFVNDVQHKKNGLKKAKSARVSPVSRRKLSFNNGERSNSFVGTEEYVSPEVVRGDGHEFAVDWWALGILSFEMLYGTTPFVGKNRKETFRNVLAKKPEFIGKRNELTDLIERLLEKDPTQRLGYQRGACEIKEHVFFKGVRWDLLTEVLRPPFIPSRDDGELTERATAAGVDIREYFKDLRAPPPSMPPSPSSDYYMKLSEF